Proteins found in one Nostoc sp. NIES-3756 genomic segment:
- a CDS encoding GNAT family N-acetyltransferase codes for MTIPGYSIRQGSTLERSQLVKFIQRTYQELFPEQKDFAHLATTVEQYFSKDTPLWWVDFLGEEVTTDGEVKQGINNSPSSPVACLWMGNAIDQIKGDRHAHIFLLYVAPEHRRRGIARTLMQYAENWAKQRGDQQIGLQVFQSNPVALTLYNQLGYQTQSLWMIKPISH; via the coding sequence ATGACTATCCCAGGTTATTCCATTCGGCAAGGCTCAACTTTGGAGCGATCGCAACTTGTTAAATTCATTCAACGTACCTACCAGGAATTATTCCCCGAACAAAAAGACTTTGCTCACCTAGCAACGACTGTTGAGCAATATTTCTCCAAAGATACACCCTTGTGGTGGGTTGATTTTCTTGGTGAGGAAGTAACAACAGATGGGGAAGTAAAGCAAGGAATAAATAATTCTCCCTCATCTCCCGTAGCCTGTCTATGGATGGGAAACGCTATAGACCAAATAAAAGGCGATCGCCATGCCCATATTTTTCTGTTGTATGTCGCACCAGAACATCGGCGGCGTGGTATAGCAAGGACTTTAATGCAATATGCTGAAAATTGGGCTAAACAAAGAGGCGATCAGCAAATCGGATTACAAGTCTTTCAATCCAACCCAGTAGCCTTAACTCTCTACAATCAACTGGGCTATCAAACCCAATCCCTGTGGATGATTAAGCCAATTAGTCATTAG
- a CDS encoding RNA methyltransferase: MGLAGVRIVLVEPAGPLNVGAIARVMKNFGLAELVLVNPQCDPLSEEAMRMAVHAKEILESAVLVSTLPEALRGCVRAIATTGRDNDWGLALEDPRIALPWLLEEIGQPSALIFGREDRGLSNEELIYAQRFIRIPTSPNYLSLNLATAVGICCYELAQNTAPPTTQTPSESEFAPLELVEGFYQQLETLLLKIGYLYPHTATSRMEKFRQLYNRAYLQTHEVGMLRGILHQVEWAINQRRDDNS, translated from the coding sequence ATGGGATTGGCTGGTGTGAGAATCGTGTTGGTGGAACCAGCCGGGCCATTAAATGTAGGTGCGATCGCCAGAGTTATGAAAAACTTTGGATTAGCAGAGTTAGTATTAGTCAATCCCCAATGCGATCCACTGTCGGAAGAAGCGATGAGAATGGCAGTCCACGCCAAGGAAATTCTCGAATCTGCCGTCTTGGTATCGACTTTACCAGAAGCTTTACGTGGATGTGTAAGAGCGATCGCCACTACAGGGCGTGATAATGATTGGGGTCTAGCTTTAGAAGATCCGAGAATAGCTTTACCTTGGTTATTAGAAGAAATAGGTCAACCCTCGGCACTGATTTTTGGTAGGGAAGACAGAGGTTTAAGTAATGAAGAATTAATCTACGCTCAGAGATTTATTCGTATTCCTACCAGCCCTAATTATTTATCTTTAAATTTAGCCACTGCCGTGGGTATTTGCTGTTACGAACTAGCGCAAAACACAGCACCACCTACAACGCAGACCCCTAGTGAAAGCGAATTTGCACCTCTAGAACTAGTAGAGGGATTTTATCAGCAATTAGAAACTTTACTACTCAAGATTGGCTATTTATACCCCCATACAGCAACCAGCCGTATGGAAAAATTTCGCCAACTATATAACCGTGCTTACCTACAAACCCATGAAGTAGGAATGCTGCGGGGGATTTTGCATCAGGTAGAATGGGCAATTAATCAACGGCGTGATGATAATTCGTAA
- a CDS encoding HEAT repeat domain-containing protein, translating into MYDEEDLSLLDIEEELESPLDKIEPITAESEIPKPDPDEMLALLDNPQPQQRMLAARAFCDIEDSRATPLLIRLLSDNCPLVRVSASYGIGRNPSADAVEPLISQLYRDWNGYVRKGVVWALGNCRDRRCLLPLADALRTDISAVRLWSASALAQMTGVGYEAIVGAIPPLIEALVQDTVAAVRSNSAWSIGQLCKELPSNIVYATAIDALIQAFAEDKDLGVREDAKASLLGVGDPRGLQLIETLEQEGWF; encoded by the coding sequence ATGTATGACGAAGAAGACCTAAGCCTACTCGATATCGAGGAGGAATTAGAAAGCCCCTTAGATAAGATAGAACCCATCACGGCTGAGTCAGAAATACCAAAGCCTGACCCAGATGAAATGCTAGCCCTTCTAGACAATCCGCAACCACAACAACGGATGCTAGCAGCTCGTGCTTTTTGTGATATTGAAGACTCACGGGCTACCCCTCTTTTAATTCGCCTGTTGAGTGATAACTGTCCTTTGGTGCGGGTCAGTGCATCCTATGGTATTGGACGTAACCCTAGCGCCGATGCAGTTGAACCACTAATTTCCCAACTGTATCGAGATTGGAACGGCTATGTGAGAAAAGGGGTAGTTTGGGCTTTGGGTAATTGCCGCGATCGCCGTTGTCTATTACCCTTAGCCGATGCTTTAAGAACCGATATATCCGCCGTGCGCCTTTGGTCTGCTAGCGCCCTAGCCCAAATGACAGGAGTTGGCTATGAAGCTATTGTTGGCGCAATCCCACCACTCATCGAAGCCCTAGTGCAAGATACAGTCGCAGCCGTGCGGAGTAACAGTGCTTGGTCAATTGGGCAGCTATGTAAAGAACTACCTTCTAACATAGTTTATGCCACAGCGATCGATGCCTTGATTCAGGCTTTTGCTGAAGATAAAGACTTAGGTGTACGCGAAGACGCTAAAGCCTCACTACTAGGTGTAGGCGATCCTCGTGGTTTGCAGTTAATTGAAACTTTAGAACAAGAGGGTTGGTTTTAG
- a CDS encoding phosphomannose isomerase type II C-terminal cupin domain produces the protein MTQSENNDQLDANESSSHSGSRYWGNVEVIEEGENYRISRVEIKPRHGIKPQIHYHRNEHWVVVSGVAKVTCGDEEVLLGRNQSTYVPAATLHKVENPGSIPLVILEIQNGEYLGEDDIERPYDLNLVKPGVDSK, from the coding sequence ATGACTCAGAGTGAAAACAACGACCAGTTAGATGCCAACGAATCTTCCTCACATTCAGGTTCACGTTACTGGGGTAATGTGGAAGTCATAGAAGAGGGAGAAAACTATAGAATTAGTCGTGTTGAAATCAAGCCCAGACATGGCATTAAACCCCAAATTCACTATCACCGTAATGAACATTGGGTGGTAGTTTCTGGTGTTGCCAAAGTGACTTGTGGCGATGAAGAAGTGTTGTTAGGTCGTAATCAGTCAACCTATGTCCCCGCAGCAACATTACACAAAGTGGAAAATCCAGGGTCTATCCCATTAGTAATCCTAGAAATTCAAAATGGGGAATATTTAGGCGAGGATGATATAGAACGTCCTTATGACCTAAATTTAGTCAAGCCAGGGGTTGATAGTAAGTAG
- a CDS encoding serine hydrolase, translating into MAESGDKLRDFSRRQPANRRQRSRKVQKVEPKKAKIPNQPRAATGAAMVARSPNVVPAPVGAGGRRPKQELVMPSAVKPMPTAKGQIPPFNPNNVKVRTVRVTKQPMSSQPGRRVSRKTRLKPMARAILYGIRLLIIGVGIGAIVGTALSVLDPANRIAPTATTPNANNTASTQAQPTPNNQAAGLFLTQEITSLKNTVQELAAANPNLTPGVFLVDLETGGYVDVNGSSSSPAASTIKIPILVAFFQDVDAGKIRLDEMLTMQQEMVAGGSGNFQYKPVGTKFAALEVATKMITISDNTATNMLIARLGGMEALNERFRSWGLTTTAIRNPLPDLQGTNTTSPKELGNIMTLVSQGNLVSMRSRDQILDIMRQTERDNLLPSGLGAGARVYHKTGDIGTMLADAGLIDTPTGKRYIVAVMVQRPNNDPRAEKFISSVSRAAYQQFTQSTPTPTNTTSSIPQTGYPSPGVTAPVPTTPINPAVVPPVSNNIGNYPSPVFNPQYYPPR; encoded by the coding sequence GTGGCAGAGTCAGGTGACAAACTAAGAGATTTCTCGCGGCGACAACCCGCCAATCGCCGCCAGCGATCGCGCAAGGTGCAGAAAGTAGAACCGAAAAAAGCTAAAATTCCTAATCAACCGCGTGCGGCTACAGGTGCGGCAATGGTAGCCCGTTCACCCAATGTTGTACCTGCGCCTGTTGGAGCGGGGGGTCGCAGACCAAAGCAGGAATTGGTCATGCCTAGTGCCGTCAAACCCATGCCCACCGCCAAAGGTCAGATTCCCCCTTTTAACCCTAATAATGTCAAAGTTAGAACAGTAAGAGTGACCAAGCAGCCGATGTCGTCCCAACCCGGTAGACGAGTATCACGTAAAACCCGATTAAAGCCGATGGCTAGAGCTATTTTGTATGGTATCAGGCTATTAATCATCGGAGTTGGTATTGGTGCGATCGTCGGTACAGCCTTATCGGTTTTAGATCCAGCAAATCGCATCGCTCCTACAGCTACTACACCCAACGCCAACAATACTGCGTCAACTCAAGCACAACCTACTCCTAATAATCAAGCAGCTGGTTTATTTTTAACTCAAGAAATTACATCTCTTAAGAATACTGTGCAAGAATTGGCTGCTGCTAATCCCAATCTCACCCCCGGAGTCTTCTTGGTAGATTTAGAGACTGGTGGTTATGTAGATGTGAATGGAAGTAGCAGTTCGCCAGCCGCTAGCACAATTAAAATCCCTATTCTTGTTGCCTTCTTCCAAGATGTCGATGCAGGCAAGATTCGCTTGGATGAGATGCTGACAATGCAGCAGGAAATGGTAGCAGGAGGTTCTGGCAATTTCCAATACAAACCAGTCGGAACTAAATTTGCTGCTTTGGAAGTTGCGACAAAAATGATTACCATCAGCGACAACACAGCTACTAATATGCTGATTGCTCGGCTGGGAGGTATGGAAGCACTCAATGAGCGTTTTCGCAGTTGGGGATTAACTACTACAGCTATTCGTAATCCATTACCTGATTTACAAGGGACAAACACCACTAGCCCCAAAGAATTGGGAAATATCATGACTCTGGTGAGTCAGGGCAATTTAGTGAGTATGCGATCGCGTGATCAAATTCTGGATATTATGCGTCAGACAGAACGCGATAATCTCTTACCTTCAGGTTTAGGCGCAGGTGCGAGAGTATACCATAAAACTGGTGACATCGGTACTATGTTGGCAGATGCAGGTTTAATTGATACTCCAACAGGGAAACGTTATATAGTCGCCGTTATGGTACAACGCCCTAATAATGACCCCCGCGCTGAGAAATTCATTAGCTCAGTTTCCCGTGCTGCTTACCAACAATTTACTCAAAGCACGCCTACACCAACTAATACCACTAGCAGTATCCCTCAAACTGGTTATCCTTCTCCAGGTGTAACGGCTCCTGTCCCAACTACACCCATCAATCCTGCTGTAGTTCCTCCAGTATCTAATAACATTGGGAATTATCCATCACCAGTGTTTAACCCACAATATTATCCACCAAGATAA
- a CDS encoding S-layer homology domain-containing protein: protein MKYTNPRFLARLSKVFLVATSIAIFSPIVSAYANPGVSTTLAQQLLADSTKSESSSLPEPIKLAVLQNISQRTGLNISALSIIDAQRQSWPNNCLGLEASATCNQEIVEVDGWQVIAAHKKQVWVYRTDDSGKVAKFDEGATQFVTAMVAEQETTSQQTTSRTVTKRTIQASSTSTSVSTKTPGFSLAILQPAGDFSDVIARVSFKGKRQKGYLKERFLGDYKFKTKQKAKFVKGLKTGDRVVVRLYNTQNRFLGYSEFELLSAHTTVNLILSANPTEYQVVRTVYGADVNQDGIVDTGSTTYDYFTQISGDRVTFLSSSQTINVSQFQTESFSSVATNSIYPTSFTTGSSALVRQTISTFSYSLAEALKVEPGRLVQILSINDDNSTYDISDMMMNYREVGVANGIQVKFSDVSGNHWANDFIAELAALQIVQGFPDGSFRPDEQLTRAQFAAMISQAFAKSQVRNAISFRDVSTRHWAYSAIRETYSRGFLGVSGNKFNPNQTLSRLEVLLALAQGLNYTFTGSTESILIAYRDASTIRSDVRSAIAALTARGIVVNYPDIRTLNPNKVATRAEVSALIYKSLVSIGEVADIPSNYAVEPTQQRAEVETNDNDEDDDKRVRRHCNQGIGNGAEGCDPGNSRPHGGSNDEGGRTPGGRR, encoded by the coding sequence ATGAAATACACAAATCCGCGTTTCCTAGCTCGCTTAAGTAAAGTTTTTCTAGTTGCCACATCGATTGCAATTTTTTCTCCGATAGTGTCTGCTTACGCAAATCCAGGTGTATCTACAACCTTAGCTCAACAACTTTTAGCTGATTCTACCAAGAGTGAAAGCAGCAGTTTACCAGAACCTATCAAACTCGCTGTTCTCCAGAATATTTCGCAACGTACAGGATTAAATATTTCCGCTTTAAGCATTATTGATGCCCAACGGCAAAGCTGGCCTAATAATTGTTTAGGTCTAGAAGCAAGCGCAACTTGTAATCAAGAAATAGTAGAAGTAGATGGCTGGCAAGTAATTGCAGCTCACAAAAAGCAAGTTTGGGTGTATCGTACTGACGATTCTGGGAAAGTTGCCAAGTTTGATGAAGGGGCTACTCAGTTCGTGACTGCAATGGTAGCTGAGCAGGAAACTACCTCCCAACAAACAACTAGCCGCACTGTGACAAAACGAACTATTCAAGCAAGTAGTACTAGTACTTCAGTCAGCACGAAAACCCCTGGTTTTAGTTTGGCAATTTTACAACCTGCTGGTGACTTTTCGGATGTGATTGCCCGTGTTTCCTTTAAAGGTAAACGTCAAAAAGGCTACTTAAAAGAAAGATTTCTGGGTGACTACAAATTTAAGACTAAGCAGAAAGCAAAGTTTGTCAAAGGATTAAAAACAGGCGATCGCGTAGTTGTGCGCCTATACAATACTCAAAATCGCTTTCTCGGTTATAGCGAGTTTGAATTATTATCGGCACATACAACTGTTAACCTAATTTTGTCTGCCAACCCTACAGAATATCAAGTTGTTCGCACAGTGTATGGGGCTGATGTTAATCAAGACGGCATCGTAGATACAGGTAGTACCACCTACGACTATTTCACCCAAATTAGCGGCGACAGGGTAACATTCCTCAGCAGTTCTCAAACCATTAACGTTAGCCAGTTCCAAACAGAAAGTTTCTCTAGCGTTGCCACCAATAGCATTTATCCTACCTCCTTCACTACAGGTAGTTCTGCCTTAGTCCGTCAGACTATTAGTACTTTTAGCTATAGCTTGGCGGAAGCTTTGAAGGTTGAACCCGGTCGCTTAGTACAAATTCTTTCAATCAATGACGATAATTCTACTTACGATATCAGTGACATGATGATGAATTATCGAGAGGTAGGTGTTGCCAATGGTATTCAAGTCAAGTTTAGCGATGTGTCTGGAAATCACTGGGCTAACGACTTTATTGCGGAATTGGCAGCTTTGCAAATTGTTCAAGGTTTTCCCGATGGCAGTTTCCGCCCCGATGAACAGTTAACCCGCGCCCAATTTGCGGCAATGATTAGTCAAGCCTTTGCTAAGTCGCAAGTCCGCAATGCCATCAGCTTTAGGGATGTTTCTACCAGACATTGGGCTTATAGTGCTATCCGCGAAACCTACTCAAGAGGCTTTCTCGGTGTGTCTGGTAATAAGTTCAACCCGAACCAAACTCTTTCTCGTCTAGAAGTGCTGCTAGCCTTGGCTCAAGGACTTAACTACACTTTCACGGGTTCTACAGAGTCCATTCTCATAGCTTATAGGGATGCTAGCACTATTCGTAGCGATGTTCGTAGTGCGATCGCTGCCCTCACTGCCCGAGGTATTGTAGTTAATTATCCTGATATCCGGACTCTCAATCCTAACAAAGTGGCAACTAGAGCCGAAGTCTCTGCTTTGATTTACAAGTCGTTAGTTAGCATTGGCGAAGTGGCTGATATACCTTCTAACTACGCTGTAGAACCAACACAGCAAAGGGCTGAAGTAGAAACGAACGATAATGATGAGGATGATGACAAAAGGGTACGCCGCCATTGTAACCAAGGGATTGGTAATGGTGCTGAAGGCTGTGACCCAGGTAATTCACGTCCTCACGGTGGCAGCAACGACGAAGGAGGTAGGACTCCTGGTGGTAGAAGATAG
- a CDS encoding PQQ-dependent sugar dehydrogenase, with protein MKVSRLFVLSVFLFITTAACNQTSASLENSPQEASTPAAQLAQNPTQGKNLIPTQTLSPQPIRINLQNLPAPFATDSASKSPQVVSIPQKPVLKVPPGFTVNVFAENLDAPRWLALTPSGDVLVTETRQNRIRLLRDTNGDGVADIRQTFASAENGLNIPFGMAFAGNSFFLGNTDAVLQFPYTQGQQQITGTGKKIADLPGGGYNQHWTRNVIASPDGDKLYVSVGSRSNVDEEELPRASVQVMNLDGSQKQTFAFGLRNPVGLDFHPITKELYTTVNERDGIGDDLVPDYFTRIRQGEFYGWPYAYLTPKNLDPRQKTGDKSKSPDLAARTLTPDVLFQAHSAALGVQFYDGNTFPQKYRNGAFVAFRGSWNRDRGTGYKVVFVPFNTQGRPQGYYEDFLTGFLLDPSVPTTWGRPVGLLVLPDGSLLVTEEANDRIYRIQYTGS; from the coding sequence ATGAAGGTTTCTAGGCTTTTTGTGCTATCTGTGTTTCTATTCATAACTACAGCAGCCTGTAACCAGACTAGCGCCTCATTAGAAAATTCTCCCCAAGAGGCATCTACACCTGCGGCTCAACTGGCACAAAATCCTACACAGGGAAAAAACCTCATCCCCACACAAACACTTTCGCCCCAGCCTATCCGCATCAACTTACAGAATTTACCAGCCCCCTTTGCTACAGACAGCGCGTCTAAATCTCCACAAGTAGTATCTATCCCCCAAAAACCAGTCCTGAAAGTTCCCCCAGGATTTACAGTTAACGTGTTTGCCGAAAATTTGGATGCACCACGCTGGCTGGCGTTAACTCCGAGTGGCGATGTCTTAGTTACAGAAACAAGGCAAAACCGGATTCGCTTGTTACGTGATACTAATGGTGATGGAGTAGCTGATATCCGCCAAACCTTTGCTAGTGCAGAGAATGGTTTAAATATTCCCTTTGGGATGGCGTTTGCTGGCAATTCCTTCTTTTTAGGCAATACTGATGCAGTATTACAGTTTCCCTACACTCAAGGACAACAACAAATCACTGGCACTGGTAAAAAAATAGCTGACCTTCCTGGTGGTGGTTACAATCAACATTGGACTCGTAACGTTATAGCCTCACCTGATGGGGATAAGTTATACGTTTCCGTTGGTTCCCGTTCTAATGTGGATGAAGAAGAACTACCAAGGGCTTCTGTACAGGTGATGAATTTGGATGGTTCTCAAAAACAGACTTTTGCCTTTGGCTTACGCAACCCCGTCGGTCTAGATTTTCACCCCATAACAAAAGAGCTTTATACTACGGTGAATGAACGCGATGGAATTGGTGATGACTTAGTTCCAGACTACTTCACACGCATTCGCCAGGGTGAATTTTACGGTTGGCCTTACGCTTATTTAACACCAAAAAACCTCGACCCTCGACAAAAGACTGGCGATAAAAGTAAAAGCCCAGACTTAGCCGCCCGTACCCTTACCCCAGACGTATTGTTTCAAGCCCACTCAGCCGCTTTGGGCGTACAGTTTTATGATGGCAATACTTTTCCCCAAAAATATCGTAACGGGGCTTTTGTAGCTTTTCGGGGTTCTTGGAACCGCGATCGCGGTACTGGTTACAAAGTCGTATTTGTTCCCTTCAATACCCAAGGACGACCACAAGGTTACTACGAAGATTTTCTCACTGGATTTTTACTTGACCCTTCCGTACCAACAACTTGGGGACGACCTGTAGGTTTATTAGTATTACCTGATGGTAGTCTCTTGGTAACAGAGGAAGCTAACGATCGCATTTACCGGATTCAGTATACGGGAAGCTAG